One Leopardus geoffroyi isolate Oge1 chromosome C1, O.geoffroyi_Oge1_pat1.0, whole genome shotgun sequence DNA segment encodes these proteins:
- the LOC123597304 gene encoding group IIE secretory phospholipase A2, with amino-acid sequence MKPPPLLTFLCLLVALAGGNLVQFGVMIERVTGKPALQYNDYGCYCGVGGSHWPVDPTDWCCHAHDCCYGRVEKLGCEPKLERYLFSASRHNIFCAGRTTCQRQTCECDRRAALCFRRNLDTYNRSYVRYPNKLCSGPTPPC; translated from the exons aTGAAGCCTCCCCCTCTTCTGACCTTCCTTTGCCTCCTGG TGGCCCTGGCTGGCGGGAACCTGGTCCAGTTTGGGGTAATGATTGAGAGGGTGACGGGGAAGCCGGCACTGCAGTACAATGATTACGGCTGCTACTGTGGCGTTGGTGGCTCCCACTGGCCTGTGGACCCAACAGACTG GTGCTGCCATGCCCATGACTGCTGCTATGGGCGTGTGGAGAAGCTGGGCTGTGAACCCAAACTGGAAAGGTATCTCTTCTCTGCCAGCAGGCACAACATCTTCTGCG CCGGCAGAACCACCTGCCAGCGTCAGACCTGCGAGTGTGACCGGAGGGCTGCCCTCTGCTTCCGCCGCAACCTGGACACCTACAACCGCAGCTACGTCCGCTACCCCAACAAGCTGTGCAGCGGCCCCACGCCGCCCTGCTAG